AACAGGAGCCAGCAAATGCGGAATCCCCTCATAGATAGAGAGTTCAAGCATTTTTGGATCTACCAGCATCAGCCGGACTTCATCGGGCGTCGCCTTGAACAATAGGCTGAGCAGCATAGCGTTCACGCCGACAGACTTACCGGAGCCTGTCGTACCAGCTACCAATAAGTGCGGCATCTTAGCTAGATTTGCGACAACCGGATTACCGGCTATGTCATTACCCAGGCCAAGCGTCAGTTTAGATGACGCCTCTTTGTAGGGCTTAGAATTAAGTACTTCACTAAGGCGAACCATCTGTCGTTCTTCATTGGGGATCTCTATACCGATGACTGATTTACCGGCAATGACCTCAACTACCCGAACACTCATCACCGCCATTGAACGAGCTAGGTCTCTGGCCAGGTTAGTAATACGACTGGCTTTTACCCCCGGCGCGGGTTGCATTTCGAAACGTGTAATAACCGGACCTGGGTTAACTTCAACCACCTCCGCAACAATACCAAAGTCTTTTAACTTGCTTTCCAGCAACCGCGACATCTGTTCAAGTTGTTCGTCACTGTAACAATGACCTTGTTTGAGTTCAGGTGCATCCAGCAGATCCATAGAGGGAATTTTTCTACGAGGCTGACGTTTACGGGCTGCGGGAGTGATGTGATCTAACCCCAGCTCGCTGTCTTTCATCGGGGTATGTGCTTCTGAGAGCGGTACCACCTTAAGACTTTTACGATCAGCTGCTTCTGAATCGATGCCTGCAAGTGGATCTGATCCGTGGCTGAACTCGGGATCAACGGTATCTGAAATCCGAGAAGCAGCCTGGCCCCCGGCTTGGAAAACATCCTCGGGGGACATTTCCATCGTTGTGGATGTTACAGCAGACGGCTTCTGCGCCGTCTTGATAAGCTCATCTGGCGCTGAAATCAGAGGTGCACTTCCTGCTTTAAATTCTGGTAGAGAGTCATCAAAAGGCTGATTTCCTGTCTCCGCTGCAGGCTGAGAGAAAACGGGTTCCCTGCGTGCTGATCTGGGTGAGACGGCGGCAGGATCTGCCTGAATCAAACTATCTGAAGGTCCGTGTCGAGCCGCTGCTCGAAGCAGATTTCGCTTCTCTTCATCCTCACTGGCATAAGGATTGGATTCCTCAGGGGCCGCTGTTACACGGGGCGCCGGTTTAAGCTTTGTACCCAGTCCAAACACCGCTTTGCCCAGCTGCTCTAATAGCTGAGACCAGGACAGCTCCAGAAGTAACGTTAAACCAAACAGTAATGCTGTCCAGAGCACCACCGAGCTACCAATCAGACTAAACAGCGACACCGCCAGATCTGATACCGCCTGTCCAACCAACCCTCCCATACTGAACGGAAGCTGCCCATCAGCATTTGACAGATGAGTAGCAGCCAAAGTGGCCAGACTTAATAATACCAATATAGCTCCCGTGATCCGGAGCATCATAAATGGGATACCATCCAGCAAAGCAACATGACTACGGAGCATAAAGCGCAATGCGGGCAAAAATAACATCAGTGGAATGAGCCAGGCCGCCAGACCAAAAACAGAAAGCGACAGATCTGCCAGCCATGCGCCAACATAACCTGTAAAGTTACGGGCCTCGGGTTGATATCCGAGATGAGACCAGCCCGGGTCACGATTATCATAGCCTGTCAGCGCTAATAACAGGAACACAGCAAAGCCAATAATAACGATAAGCCCACCCTCTTTAACGACCCGGCTTAGCAAGTCAGAAAAGGAGGCATCCTTAAGTTCTCTGGTATTTGATTCAGTATTGTTTGTTTCGCCACTATGAGCCAAGAAAAAGTTCCTTACACCTATCCATAAAAATTCCTTCAAAAATAACATATTTCAGCGCAGCTCCCCAGCTACAAAGCTGACTTTTATATCCTATATTCAGCTTACCGCTTATCACTGAGCAGAAACTGAACAGACCGACATATATACGACAGCATATGGATGCGGGGTTTATGACCCGAGAGGGAATAAAAAATTCAGACTTAATCGCGGTTTTGTCCTTTAGCGGAAACGGGCATAATAGGCGCCAACAATATGTGTGAACAGATAACGGATCACCAATGAGCGAAATACAACACCATAAACTGATTATTCTGGGCTCCGGTCCAGCCGGATATACCGCTGCCGTCTACGCTGCCCGGGCAAACTTAAATCCAGTCGTTATTACTGGCATGCAAGCTGGCGGTCAACTGACAACCACTACCGAAGTCGATAACTGGCCTGGTGATGTTGAAGGAGTACAGGGGCCAGAACTGATGCAGCGCATGCAGGCCCATGCTGAGCGTTTCGATACTCAGGTAATTTTTGATCATATCAATGAGACAGACTTGCAGAACCGCCCGTTTCGTCTCAAAGGCGATATGGGCGAGTACAGCTGTGATGCATTGATCATCTGTACCGGTGCTTCAGCTCAGTATATTGGCCTGCCCTCCGAAGAAGCCTTTATGGGTAAAGGTGTTAGCGCCTGTGCAACCTGCGATGGTTTCTTTTACCGGGGCCAGAAAGTAGCCGTTATTGGTGGTGGAAACACCGCTGTTGAAGAAGCCCTTTACCTGTCAAATATCGCAGCGGAAGTAACCCTTATTCATCGTCGTGATAGTCTTCGCTCTGAAAAAATCCTGCAGGACAAGCTCCTGGAGCGGGCAGAAAACGGCAATATTAACATCCTCTGGAACCATCAGCTTGATGAAGTTTTAGGTGATGAAATGGGTGTGACAGGTATCCGTATCAAAAGCACTGAAGATGACTCAACCCAGTCATTAAAGCTTCAGGGGGTCTTTGTAGCGATAGGTCATAAGCCTAATACAGAGCTCTTTACGGATCAGCTGGCAATGAAAGATGGCTATCTGAAGATACACTCAGGCACTGAGGGTAACGCCACTCAAACCTCGGTAGAAGGTGTATTTGCAGCCGGCGATGTAGCTGATCATATTTATCGCCAGGCAATTACCTCTGCGGGTTTTGGCTGCATGGCCGCTCTGGATGCTGAACGTTATCTGGATAATCAGGAATAATACTGGCTTTCTATGATTCCCTGGCTTGACCCATACAGCACTGAGTTCCCTCCCGTCAGCGATGCATTAGATGAGCCTAATGGGCTTCTCGCTGCAGGTGGTGATCTCAGTGCTCTACGTTTACTAGAGGCCTATCGGCGGGGAATCTTTCCCTGGTTTAATCCCGGCGAGCCTATTTTATGGTGGTCACCAGACCCCCGTTGTACACTTGCGCCGGCAGATATACATATCTCCCGAAGCCTGCGTAAAGCAATACGTAAAACTGAGTTCGATATTACATTTGATCAGGCGTTTTCTGAGGTGGTCGAAGCCTGCGCTGCTCCCAGACAGTACAGTACAGATACCTGGATAAGTGATCAGATGCTGGAAGCCTATACCGACCTGCATCGCCGGGGGCACGCGCATTCGGTAGAGCTATGGCAAAATGGCGATCTAGTCGGCGGACTCTATGGTATCGCTATGGGGCGACTTTTCTTCGGCGAATCTATGTTTAGTAAAACAACCAATGCCTCTAAAATAGCATTTGTTTTTTTTGCCAGACAATTAGAGAAATGGGGCTATGCTTTAATTGATTGTCAGATTGAAAATGACCATCTGACAAGTCTGGGAGCTAGTACGATTACCAGAGCAGAGTTTCAACGCTACCTCATGCGAAATTTAGCACCGGAAACCTGTCATAGCTGGCAGTTTGATATAGATAAAGAAGACGTGGTGATAACTGAGTGACCAACCTGAAAACCCTCCACTTTTATGCTACACCAGAGCATGAGTGCAGCTATCTTGAAGGATTCGACGCAAAGACGTTATTTGTTGATCCTCAGGAGATTATCAGCACAGACGCATATAGCCAGCTGTCTGACCTTGGTTTTCGTCGTAGCGGAAAGCATATCTATCGCCCTTACTGCAGTCATTGTCAGGCTTGTATCTCTGTTCGAGTCAATGGCCGTGAATTTATTCCCAGTAAAAGCCAAAAAAGAGTCCTCAATAAGAATAAAGATCTGACCGCTGTTGCTGTTCCAGCTCAGTTTACTGATGAATACTATGCGCTCTATGCCAACTACATAAACACCCGTCACAGTGATGGTGATATGTACCCACCTACTCCTGAGCAATTCAGCGCGTTTCTTATTGAAGGAGGCCAGCAGGGCTGCTTTTACGAATTCAGAGATCCACAGGGAAAACTGGTCGCATTGGCTGTAACTGACTATCTGACCCAGGGGCTTTCGGCGATTTATACTTTTTTTGACCCTGAAGAGAGCAGTCGAAGCCTGGGAAGTTATGCCATTCTCTGGCAGCTCCAAGAGGTCAAACGTCTTGAGCTTGAATACCTATACCTGGGTTATTGGATTCGAGAATGCCAGAAAATGTCCTACAAAGTCGCTTACAATCCGCTTGAGATGCTGCTTCATGGTCAATGGATCCTTGTGGATTAGTAAAAACCGTTAAATCTCTTTGATAATTATAGAAAAGTAAGGCAGAATACTGCGCTGCAAAATGTAGAGTTTGCAATTAATTAAATTTAGGTAGGTAGAATGGCTAAAGAAGACAGCTTTGAAATGGAAGGCGTTGTGACCGACACTCTGCCTAACACAATGTTTCGGGTAGAACTCGAAAACGGTCACGTTGTAACCGCACACATCTCAGGCAAAATGCGTAAGAATTACATCCGCATCCTGACCGGTGACAAAGTAAAGGTAGAGCTAACACCTTACGACCTTACCAAAGGGCGCATCACCTACCGCGCACGCTAATAAAAAAAACGGCCTACGGGCCGTTTTTTTATCTCTAATTTAAAGCAAATCCGCTGAGTTAAGCGGCAACCACTGCATTAATCTCAATTTCATTCTCGCTATTGATGGTGATATCCACCTCACCTCCTCCTTCAGCCAGCTCACCAAACAAAATCATCTCAGCCAAAGGCTTCTTCAGCTTCTCCTGAATTAAGCGCTTCATCGGCCGGGCGCCCATCGTGGCA
The genomic region above belongs to Amphritea japonica ATCC BAA-1530 and contains:
- a CDS encoding DNA translocase FtsK; the protein is MAHSGETNNTESNTRELKDASFSDLLSRVVKEGGLIVIIGFAVFLLLALTGYDNRDPGWSHLGYQPEARNFTGYVGAWLADLSLSVFGLAAWLIPLMLFLPALRFMLRSHVALLDGIPFMMLRITGAILVLLSLATLAATHLSNADGQLPFSMGGLVGQAVSDLAVSLFSLIGSSVVLWTALLFGLTLLLELSWSQLLEQLGKAVFGLGTKLKPAPRVTAAPEESNPYASEDEEKRNLLRAAARHGPSDSLIQADPAAVSPRSARREPVFSQPAAETGNQPFDDSLPEFKAGSAPLISAPDELIKTAQKPSAVTSTTMEMSPEDVFQAGGQAASRISDTVDPEFSHGSDPLAGIDSEAADRKSLKVVPLSEAHTPMKDSELGLDHITPAARKRQPRRKIPSMDLLDAPELKQGHCYSDEQLEQMSRLLESKLKDFGIVAEVVEVNPGPVITRFEMQPAPGVKASRITNLARDLARSMAVMSVRVVEVIAGKSVIGIEIPNEERQMVRLSEVLNSKPYKEASSKLTLGLGNDIAGNPVVANLAKMPHLLVAGTTGSGKSVGVNAMLLSLLFKATPDEVRLMLVDPKMLELSIYEGIPHLLAPVITDMKEAAGGLRWCVAEMERRYKLMSKMGVRNIAGYNDKVTEARERGAPLLDPLWNPEEEGLPSDAPAPYLETLPYIVVCIDEFADMMMVVGKKVEELIARIAQKARAAGIHLILATQRPSVDVITGLIKANIPTRIGFQVSSKIDSRTVLDQSGAEHLLGNGDMLYLPAGSSLPNRVHGAFVSDDEVHRVVEAWKKIGAPDYLITDLSDVVEGGGGFAGGDSDDEQDALYDDAVAFVTETRKASISSVQRKLKIGYNRAARMIESMEAAGVVTQAGHNGAREVLAPPPPKD
- the trxB gene encoding thioredoxin-disulfide reductase, with amino-acid sequence MSEIQHHKLIILGSGPAGYTAAVYAARANLNPVVITGMQAGGQLTTTTEVDNWPGDVEGVQGPELMQRMQAHAERFDTQVIFDHINETDLQNRPFRLKGDMGEYSCDALIICTGASAQYIGLPSEEAFMGKGVSACATCDGFFYRGQKVAVIGGGNTAVEEALYLSNIAAEVTLIHRRDSLRSEKILQDKLLERAENGNINILWNHQLDEVLGDEMGVTGIRIKSTEDDSTQSLKLQGVFVAIGHKPNTELFTDQLAMKDGYLKIHSGTEGNATQTSVEGVFAAGDVADHIYRQAITSAGFGCMAALDAERYLDNQE
- the aat gene encoding leucyl/phenylalanyl-tRNA--protein transferase, with translation MIPWLDPYSTEFPPVSDALDEPNGLLAAGGDLSALRLLEAYRRGIFPWFNPGEPILWWSPDPRCTLAPADIHISRSLRKAIRKTEFDITFDQAFSEVVEACAAPRQYSTDTWISDQMLEAYTDLHRRGHAHSVELWQNGDLVGGLYGIAMGRLFFGESMFSKTTNASKIAFVFFARQLEKWGYALIDCQIENDHLTSLGASTITRAEFQRYLMRNLAPETCHSWQFDIDKEDVVITE
- a CDS encoding arginyltransferase, whose amino-acid sequence is MTNLKTLHFYATPEHECSYLEGFDAKTLFVDPQEIISTDAYSQLSDLGFRRSGKHIYRPYCSHCQACISVRVNGREFIPSKSQKRVLNKNKDLTAVAVPAQFTDEYYALYANYINTRHSDGDMYPPTPEQFSAFLIEGGQQGCFYEFRDPQGKLVALAVTDYLTQGLSAIYTFFDPEESSRSLGSYAILWQLQEVKRLELEYLYLGYWIRECQKMSYKVAYNPLEMLLHGQWILVD
- the infA gene encoding translation initiation factor IF-1, producing MAKEDSFEMEGVVTDTLPNTMFRVELENGHVVTAHISGKMRKNYIRILTGDKVKVELTPYDLTKGRITYRAR